DNA sequence from the Cyanobacteria bacterium GSL.Bin1 genome:
CTCCATTAAAAATTGCTTGACTGATATTGAATTAATCACCAATTAACTAGAACGTTGGCTGAAATTTAAGATAGATTTTTAACGATTTATCGATGCTTAATGAGTTCTTGCAATTGTTGACGAATTGCTTCCACTCGTTTGCGATTAACTCCTAAATCGGATTTTCCTAACCGAGAAGCCGAGCGAACATGAATCACTTGATTAATATCATCTTTATGAAATTCAACATCATCGACAAAGCCCATTAATTTACTTTTAAACTCAGCATAAAGATAGTTTTCTGTTTCTTCAATGATTGTGGTTCGCTCCATATTTTTAACCACTCTTGTGAGATCAGCGATCTGAGCATAAGGCAGTGGTTCAATCGCATGTTCACGATCGCTGCTTTGGCTAGAAACACAATTGGGAGTATTGGGACAAGGGGTCAGTTTTCCTGCTTTGACACCGAGGTTAGTGGGTCGTTTTCCGGCAAACATAAGTCTTTTTTTAGGTAATCTATTTTATCAAAAACTAAGGTTTAAAAACGGGAGCAATTTCTGTGTGGGGAGGAAGAGGAAAATCCATGATTGGCTGCGCGATCGCGCTCAGTTGGGTGAAGTTCTCAATGACGCTGTCTCGGTATTCATCGGGAAGGGCTAACCCTAACAAGTCAGCCGTTTGTTCTACATAAGCAGCATAGTTAATTGCAGGCGGGGAAGGATGAGGTGAACTTGAATCGTTCATGGTTAAAATCGCATTCAATACTAGGCATATTGTGACATACTTCCCTGCCCCCTTCGCGGTTGAAGAAAAATTAGCCACCAAAACTGAGATCATTTGAGAGAGCGCGTTACCAATTTCTCTTCGATCATTTCTCAGTAACCGTGATTCCTTCTTGAACAGGTTGGAACTATTCGACTGAAGCTTGATCGGTTTAATTACTTTTGAGAATTGGTACCAATCCTGCTTTGAGCGTTGGTTAAAGATTACGCCTTCGGAAAACGGAAGGCGCCTGCGCGTGACCGTTGGTCAAGGAGAAAATTTTCCAATGAGTGCACTTTCACTCGCTGATTATTTTCCAAGATAAGCTTCCAAGACTTCCGAGTTACCCTGAATTTCTTCCGGTGTGCCGTGAGCTAAGTTGGTTCCTTCTGCCAAAACCCAAATTTCCTGGCAAAGAGACATAATAACATCCATATTGTGTTCAATAATGAGAAAAGTAATCCCCTCTTCATTCCACTGTAAAACATGGTCACTGATTTGATTAATCAGTATGGGATTGACCCCAGCTGCCGGTTCATCGAGCAGGATCAGTTTGGGGTGAGTCATCATTGCTCGAGCTAGTTCAAGCAGTTTTCGTTGTCCTCCGGAAAGTGCCCCAGCGTATTCGTAGGCTTTGTCAGCCAGTCCCACTGATTCTAAAAGCATGAGAGCGCGATCGCGCTGTTGTTTTTCCTCTCGCTGCACTCGTCTGGGTTGGATTAACACCTGAAACAAGTTTTCTCCGGTTTGTTTTTGTGCCCCTAACAGCATATTTTCCAACACGGACAAGCGAGAGAGAACGCGCGCCACTTGAAACGTCCGGACCAATCCCCGTTTTGCAATCCGATGCGAGCGTAATTTTTGAATGGGTTTGCCATCAAATTGAATTTCACCGCTGTCAGGAGTAATAAAGTTAGATAATAGGTTAAATAGCGTGGTTTTTCCAGCACCATTGGGGCCGATTAAGCCCGTAATACTCCCTAATTTTACTTCCAGGGAGACGTTTTGTACAGCTTGGATCCCGCCAAAACTTTTACTCAATCCTTGGGCAGAAAGGAGCGCCAAGTTTGAGGTTTCTTCGGTGACAGTTACCGGATCGGACAAGGAATGAGACTTATCGACCAAGAGTGAGTTCCTCCTTTTTCCCTAAAATACCTTGTGGACGAGACACCATTAATACCATTAAAATCAAACCAATGACGAGGATCCGAAACGCCCCGAGACGAGCATCGTCAATCCAACCCAACTCGGGTAGAACAAAGCGCGTTAGAGAATCATAAGCCCAGAAAATGACGGCACCGAGAAGAACGCCGCCATTATTACCTGCCCCTCCGAGCACCACAATGGTCCAAGCATAAAAGCTAATGATGGGCTGGAAGTTACTGGGATAGATGGTGGTTAATTGCCAAGCATAGAAAGCACCGGCAATGCCAGCGATCGCGCCCCCGAGCATGAAGGCTTGTAGTTTATACCAAAAAACATCTTTTCCCAAAGCTCTGGGCACTTGTTCATCTTCTCGAATCGCTTTCAAGACTCTTCCCCAAGGAGAGCGCACTAAACTTTCGACAATCGCGTAGAACACAGTCAGGGTGATCAAAATGAGTAACATCAGTCCCGACTTGTAATCATAGTTAATCAGAGCGACGACACTATTGACATAAATGACGCCCCCCAACAGCACAGCAAATAAGCCCCAAAACCGCAAATCGAGGGGAAATCGTTTGATGCCCCGTTGTTGTTTTCGGGTTGCAAACTCAATTTGTAAGCGACGTTTGAGTTGCCAAAGACCAAATAGCGCGATCGCAGTCAAGATGGCAATCATGGTTCCCTTACTCAGCCAATTCGGATTAAAGTTGCCCAGCGGTAAGGGAAATCCTTGGATGCCAAATGCCCCTCGCGTTAACCATTCTTCATTGAGGGCAATCAGTCGCAGTAACTCCGAAACGCCAATGGTGACAATGGCAAGATAGTCTTCTCTTAACCGTAAAGTAGAAAGTCCGACAAAAAGTCCCAGTAGCATTGCTAATAGCGCTCCCGCGATCGCAGCAACCAATAGCGGAATCCCTTGCAGACTCAATAAAATTGTTGTGTAAGCTCCCACGGTCATAAAAGCAACATGACCAAAATTAATGAGCCCGGTGTAGCCCCATTGGATATTTAAACCGAGAGCAAAAATGGCAAAAATTCCCGTGGAAATGGTCAGAAAAACTAAGTAACTTACCATGCTATTCCCTATGCTTGTGAGCTATTCTCTAGATTTTATCGGAAATTTTAAGTGATCTGCGATTGCTGGATTTAAGTTTGGAGCCCTGACCAACCCATAACAATTTGTCACTATTATCATAAGGAAGTCCTACACTTTTTTCCTTTTCAAACTTGATGAAAGGTTTGATTTTAAAGTGGTTAAGGAGCAGTAGTAGTCACTACTGCTCCTAAGAGCAAAGGTAAATTGAAAATAATTAACCAATAAAGCCGAGTAACAGTACTGCAATTCCACCGAAAACAGCAAGCAGGCTAAGCACAGCACCTGCATTCGGACTTCCTTTCCAGGAATATTTTTTATCGTCCATAGTTTGTTACAGTTCTTTACAAAACAGTTAACTCTATAATGACATTTTCTGCTTAAATTGTCACGGTGACGTTTGCGCGAAGATTAAAAACTGTGAAGCTATTTGTCTATGAGACCCCAGAGTTAACGCCAGGAGATTATCTCCCTGATTGTGCAGTGGTCATCGATGTATTGCGGGCGACAACAACAATTGCAACCGTCTTGGCTGCTGGTGCAGAAGCAGTCCAAGCGTTTAGTGATATTGACGAATTAATGAGGGTGAGTGAACAATGGCAAAGCGACCGCCGTTTGCGGGCAGGCGAGCGAGGCGGAGCGAAAGTAGAAGGTTGCGATCTCGGCAATTCTCCTTTGGAATGTACTCCAGAAAAAGTCAAAGGAAAGCGATTTTTTCTGAGCACAACCAATGGCACTCGCGCTTTACAACGAATAGAGAAAGCACCCATTGTGATTACGGCTGCATTCGTTAATGACCAGTCGGTGATTCACTATTTACAAAAAGAACAACCCGAAACCGTTTGGCTCGTTGGTTCCGGTTGGCAAGGCAGTTATTCTTTAGAAGATACGGCGTGCGCGGGTGCTATTGCCCAAGGCTTGCTTGGTCATCTTAGTTACCATCAGATCGAAACCATTGGCAATGATGAAGTCATTGGCGCGATCGCGCTTTATACGCAATGGCAAACTAACCTTTTAGAATTATTCCGTTTCTCTAGTCACGGCCAACGGCTCTTACGGTTAGCCCAAGAAGACGACTTAATTTACTGTGCCAAACGAGACTGTTTAAAAGTGATTCCAACGCAAAAAGAGCTGGGTGTTTTAATCGGGGCATAATGTTGTCTACAATGGATTGTGTCTTCCTTAGCCAGTGCAGTTGTACTTTGGTACGTTCCTAATGTTTCTGTTGAAAATTGCTCAACTGGGGAATCCTGTCATTCGCAGTGGGAGTGAACCCCTATCTCAGGAAGAATTAAAGACGCCATCTTTACAAAATCTGATTGATGCGATGATTCAGACGATGCGAGATGCCGATGGGGTTGGCATTGCGGCACCGCAAGTCCACGTTGCCAAGCAGATCATTGTGATCGAAGTTTCTCCCGATAATCCACGCTATCCTCATCGCCAAACCGTCCCCCTAACCGTGATTATTAATCCCGAGATCACCTCCCAATCAGAGGAGCAGCAAGAAGATTGGGAAGGGTGTTTGAGTGTTCCCGATTTGCGAGGGAAAGTTCCTCGTTCCTCTTCAGTGCGCGTTTCAGGACTTGACCGTTATGGCAAACCTTTAGAAATTCAGGCTGACCATTTTTTTGCTCGCGTTATCCAACACGAAGTCGACCACCTCAATGGCAAGGTGTTCTTAGACCGTTTACCCGATCTCAAAACCCTCACCTATCTCAAGGAATATCAAAAATATTGGCTGTCAGACACATTCGATTAAAACTGGCCTTGAAAATTGTCTCAATTGGAAATCCTTACCTGATCGCACAACGGAGTTTTTTTGATAAATGCTGGGATTAAGCCCAAACTTGCGACGAAAGGAGGTAACAAAGAGTCTTTCCTTATGTAAGCTCTAAACTTTCTTTTTTTAAAAGAGTAAGTTTTGGAATGGATGAGTATTTTTCCATCGGTAGGTGTTAAAGTCTCGCTGGTCAACAGAAAAAATTCTCCCATGTCCCAATTGTTCAGCTAGCATCAACTATCAGCAATCTTATCTTTCAGTAAAAATTAAGGCAACCCTTCCACAATCAAAAGCAGTAAGTAAACAGAAACCAATATGACCTATCTCGATACAACCGCACAATTTTATAAAGAAGTCGCTGAAACCCCAGAAGTGGGCTTATGTTGTGTTCAAAATGGCTCCTTTCAACTCCCCGGACTCAGTATTCCCACTACTATGCAGGAAATGAACTACGGCTGTGGCACAACCGTTCAACCCACAGAATTAGGGAATCAACCGACTGTCCTCTATGTTGGCGTTGGCGGAGGGTTAGAAGCCCTGCAATTTGCTTATTTTTCCCCTCGTCCCGAGGCTATCATCGCCGTGGAACCGGTTGCAGAAATGCGCGAGGTCGCCAAACAGAATCTTAATCAAGCTGCGAAACAAAACGAGTGGTTTGACCCCAGTTTTGTCAAAATTGTTTCTGGGGATGCCTTTAATTTACCCGTTCCTGATCAATCCGTTGATGTGGTCGCGCAAAATTGTCTGTTTAATATCTTTGAACTGCAAGACTTAAAAACCGCTTTGCAAGAAGTTTATCGCGTTCTCAAACCCGGCGGTCGTTTATTGATGAGTGACCCCATTGCCACTCAGCCGATTCCAGAAAAACTCCGTCAAGATGAACGGTTACGGGCGATGTGTCTGTCTGGGGCACTGACTTATACTGAGTATATGAATTGTTTAGTAGAAGCTGGGTTTGGTGAAATTGAAGTGCGGGCGCGTCGCCCTTATCGCCTACTCGATACCGCCACCTATGGCTTAAGCGAAGACCTACAACTCGATAGTTTAGACTCCGTTGCGTTGAAAGTTCCCACCCCCGCCGATGGTGCTTGTATTTTTACGGGCAAAACAGCGATTTATCGGGGTTCAGAAGAAACTTGGGATGACGGGAAAGGACATACTTTCCAAAAAGGCATTCCTTTAGGGGTTTGTGATAAAACCGCTCATCAACTTGCCCAACAGTTTCCAGACACCATTGTTGTTACTGCATCAACTTGGCATTATCAAGGAGATGGTTGTTGTTAAAGCGTTCTTTTAATTCTCCTTTCTCGGCTAAGTTGGATGCAAAAAAATATTAATCTCTTTATTATCAAAAACTCAGTTTCTACTTAGAAAAACGAGTGAAGATAA
Encoded proteins:
- a CDS encoding DUF1499 domain-containing protein, encoding MFAGKRPTNLGVKAGKLTPCPNTPNCVSSQSSDREHAIEPLPYAQIADLTRVVKNMERTTIIEETENYLYAEFKSKLMGFVDDVEFHKDDINQVIHVRSASRLGKSDLGVNRKRVEAIRQQLQELIKHR
- a CDS encoding DUF4089 domain-containing protein gives rise to the protein MNDSSSPHPSPPAINYAAYVEQTADLLGLALPDEYRDSVIENFTQLSAIAQPIMDFPLPPHTEIAPVFKP
- a CDS encoding ATP-binding cassette domain-containing protein is translated as MVDKSHSLSDPVTVTEETSNLALLSAQGLSKSFGGIQAVQNVSLEVKLGSITGLIGPNGAGKTTLFNLLSNFITPDSGEIQFDGKPIQKLRSHRIAKRGLVRTFQVARVLSRLSVLENMLLGAQKQTGENLFQVLIQPRRVQREEKQQRDRALMLLESVGLADKAYEYAGALSGGQRKLLELARAMMTHPKLILLDEPAAGVNPILINQISDHVLQWNEEGITFLIIEHNMDVIMSLCQEIWVLAEGTNLAHGTPEEIQGNSEVLEAYLGK
- a CDS encoding branched-chain amino acid ABC transporter permease yields the protein MVSYLVFLTISTGIFAIFALGLNIQWGYTGLINFGHVAFMTVGAYTTILLSLQGIPLLVAAIAGALLAMLLGLFVGLSTLRLREDYLAIVTIGVSELLRLIALNEEWLTRGAFGIQGFPLPLGNFNPNWLSKGTMIAILTAIALFGLWQLKRRLQIEFATRKQQRGIKRFPLDLRFWGLFAVLLGGVIYVNSVVALINYDYKSGLMLLILITLTVFYAIVESLVRSPWGRVLKAIREDEQVPRALGKDVFWYKLQAFMLGGAIAGIAGAFYAWQLTTIYPSNFQPIISFYAWTIVVLGGAGNNGGVLLGAVIFWAYDSLTRFVLPELGWIDDARLGAFRILVIGLILMVLMVSRPQGILGKKEELTLGR
- a CDS encoding 2-phosphosulfolactate phosphatase family protein, coding for MKLFVYETPELTPGDYLPDCAVVIDVLRATTTIATVLAAGAEAVQAFSDIDELMRVSEQWQSDRRLRAGERGGAKVEGCDLGNSPLECTPEKVKGKRFFLSTTNGTRALQRIEKAPIVITAAFVNDQSVIHYLQKEQPETVWLVGSGWQGSYSLEDTACAGAIAQGLLGHLSYHQIETIGNDEVIGAIALYTQWQTNLLELFRFSSHGQRLLRLAQEDDLIYCAKRDCLKVIPTQKELGVLIGA
- the def gene encoding peptide deformylase, with the translated sequence MFLLKIAQLGNPVIRSGSEPLSQEELKTPSLQNLIDAMIQTMRDADGVGIAAPQVHVAKQIIVIEVSPDNPRYPHRQTVPLTVIINPEITSQSEEQQEDWEGCLSVPDLRGKVPRSSSVRVSGLDRYGKPLEIQADHFFARVIQHEVDHLNGKVFLDRLPDLKTLTYLKEYQKYWLSDTFD
- a CDS encoding methyltransferase domain-containing protein; translated protein: MTYLDTTAQFYKEVAETPEVGLCCVQNGSFQLPGLSIPTTMQEMNYGCGTTVQPTELGNQPTVLYVGVGGGLEALQFAYFSPRPEAIIAVEPVAEMREVAKQNLNQAAKQNEWFDPSFVKIVSGDAFNLPVPDQSVDVVAQNCLFNIFELQDLKTALQEVYRVLKPGGRLLMSDPIATQPIPEKLRQDERLRAMCLSGALTYTEYMNCLVEAGFGEIEVRARRPYRLLDTATYGLSEDLQLDSLDSVALKVPTPADGACIFTGKTAIYRGSEETWDDGKGHTFQKGIPLGVCDKTAHQLAQQFPDTIVVTASTWHYQGDGCC